The Flavobacteriales bacterium nucleotide sequence TGATACCTACAAAATACAGCCCTTTGGGCAGCGCTCCTTTTTTATGCCTCAGAAAAATTTATTTTGGACGGGTGTGCTATTAACTATTAAACCATACCGATCAGCAAAAGGGTTGACTAGTTTTGCTAAAGCCCCTGCCGACAAGGAACAAATTCCCACTATATTTGTAAACTCATTCCAAATAGATAAAAAACAAAGAACATATGTACCCAGAAGAACTCATTGCCTCCATGCGGCAAGATCTTTCCGGAAGTGGATTCACCGAAGTAAAAAGTGTTGAAGAAGTCGATGCTGCCATCAAGCAAGAAGGCACCACGTTGGTCGTGATCAACTCGGTTTGCGGATGTGCCGCCGCAAATGCTCGTCCGGCCGCAAAAATGGCCGCTCAGCACACCAAGCGCCCCGATCGTTTGGTTACGGCGTTTGCCGGAAACGATGTAGAGGCCGTGAGTCACGCTCGCGCCCTGATGGCTCCGTACCCGCCAAGCTCACCGAGTATCGCCCTTTTCAAAGATGGCAAACTGGTTCACATGGTGGAACGCCATCACATCGAAGGTCGCCCAGCCGAAATGATCGCCGAGAATTTGACCGGCGCATTCGAAGAATACTGCTAATCAATACCAGATCACACTCAAAAGCCGCTGTCCTGCCCGATAGCGGCTTTTTTCGTTAATTAGCACCCTATGAAAACTACCCTCAAGACCCTCATCCTATTTGTTTTAGGTGCCTGCGGCACGATTTTCACCGCTCGGGCTCAATCAACCGACGACTCGCTTTTCG carries:
- a CDS encoding BrxA/BrxB family bacilliredoxin, yielding MYPEELIASMRQDLSGSGFTEVKSVEEVDAAIKQEGTTLVVINSVCGCAAANARPAAKMAAQHTKRPDRLVTAFAGNDVEAVSHARALMAPYPPSSPSIALFKDGKLVHMVERHHIEGRPAEMIAENLTGAFEEYC